DNA from Granulicella arctica:
AATCCCACCGAAAAGACCTGGCCAACCTCCGCCGAGTCGGAGAGCATCGTCGCAATCACTGCCAACCCTCCGAGGATCAGGACAGCAGCAGCAATCTGCGCGAAGTTTTTCGATATCTTGCGGAAGATCGCACGCACAAATGGGTCGTCGTTCTCTTCAACCGCCCGACGCAGAATAAGGATCGGCCGCACCCCACAAATATCAAGCAACGGCGGCAACGTAAACAGCAACGTCGTCAAGACACCCACCGCAAGCCCCGTGAAGATCGTGCGCGCCTGAACATGGATCACGGTATCGATATTGATGAGCTTCGCGAGCAGTGCTGGAAATGCAAGCTGTACCCCGACACCAAGTCCCACACCCAACAAGCCGCCCAGCAACCCGAGGAGCAGTGTTTGCAATAGATAGATCTTTATGATCTGCGTCGAGCTGGCACCGAGCGACTTCATGATCGCAATCGTGTCCAGCCGTTGCTGCAAGTGCGCACGCATCGCCATCGCGACCCCGATCGCACCCAGCACCAGAGACACAAGAGACATCAGCGAAAGCAGGCTCGTCGCCCGGTCCAGCCCCTGCGTCAATGCCGGGTTCGTCTCGCGATAGTCCGTCACCTGCGCCTCCGGAAGCATCCGCTCGAGCCGCTCCTTCAGCTCCACAACGCGCTTCTCGGAGATCGGATCGCCGTTGCGCGGAGCCGGAACCTTGAACAGAAACCGCTGCCCCGCATGGCTGCCCGGAGCAAGCAGTCCCGCTGCATCCAGCCCCTTCCTCGTGATCAACACGCGAGGCCCCGAGGCAAAACTTCCCGAAAGCCTGTCCGGCTCATTCGTCACAACAGCGGCGATGCGGAACACCCGTCCGCCGATCTTGAGTTGATCGCCAATCTGCATATGCAGCCGTACCAACAGGTCATCCGCGACCACCACAGTGTCAGGCTTCAGCACATCCTTCAGGTTCACCACAGGTTGCAGATCGACTGTGCCATAGAACGGATACATCGCCGGATCGACCGCCTTCAGTGAGATCAGCAACGGGTCCATCGTCTTCGGCGAACTTGCCATCGACAGCATCTCCGTGACCGGTGTGACCAGCACGCCCTCCGCCTCGATCGCCTCCAATCCCTTCTTCTGCTCCGGCGTCGGCTGCTGAAACATTCGCGCTGACAGGTCTGCCGCCATGATGCTCCGCGCACGCGTCAGCAACGTTCCGCGAAATGACGCGCTAAACCCGCGAACTCCCGTCAGTGCCGCCACGCCAATCGCTACAGACAACACCACAAAGAAAAACTTGCCACGCGACGACCGCATCTCGCGGGCGGCGATCTTGGCAGCGGTCATCCAGGAAAGGTTGTTAGCCATCGCGTAGTCCTTACAACGTCGTTGGAGACAGATTCATCTCATCCGAAAGAATCAATCCATCGCGCAGCGTAATGCGACGGTCCGCGTAGCCAGCAAGCACCGGATCATGCGTCACCAGCACCAGCGTCGTTCCCTCGGTGCGATTCAGGTTCAGCAGCAGCTCCAGCACATGCGCCCCATTGGCCGTATCGAGATTGCCCGTAGGCTCATCCGCCAGCACAATCGGTGGCCGCAGAATGAATGCGCGCGCCAATGCCACCCGCTGCTGTTCACCACCGGAGAGTTGCACCGGATAATGCTCCATCCGATCCGCCAGCCCGACGCTCGTCAACAACTGCCGCGCCCTCGGAAGCCCTTCCGCAGCCTCCTTCCGCTTTGCGTTCAACTCATGCGGCAGCAACACATTCTCAAGCGCCGTCAGCGTAGGAATCAGTTGATACGACTGGAAGACAAAGCCAATCGTCCGTCCTCGCACCTGCGCCAGCTTGTCCTCCGGCAGATAGCTGATCGCCGTTCCATGCAGCGCAACGCTTCCCGCACTCGGCGTATCCAATCCTGCCAGCAATCCCAGCAGCGTTGACTTCCCTGATCCCGACGAACCCATGATCGCAACAAACTGCCCCGCCGGAATCTCGAAGTCGATGCCCCTCAGAATGTCGGTCGTGCGCGCCGCCGTACCTGTTCCGTTGCGAATAGATTTGCTGAGCCCTTGTACGGAGATCATTGCAGCTGCATCGGTCACCTGCGGGTATCTCCTTTTCGAGAGCGCGGCGTCTGCGCACCCTCGTTTGTTAGATTGGAAAAATGAAGAGGACCTGCTTCGCTTCCATTCTATTGGCTTTGATCATACTGGTCGGCTGCCATTCCGCGGATACTTCGAAGCAACCCACACCGACAGACACGGGCCAGCCAGCAGACGCGGTGACTCCAGCAACACCTGCACCCTCCGATACCCGCCCTGTGATTGTCTGCTTCGGCGACAGCCTCACCGCAGGCCTCGGCACCGATCCCGGCCAAAGCTACCCCGACTTTCTCCAGGCGGATCTCGACGCGAAGGGCTACCGCTACCGCGTGGACAACGAAGGCGTCAGTGGAGCTACTTCCAAAGATGGCGTAGCGCGACTTCCCGACATCCTCGCCATGAAGCCCGCCGTCGTCATCGTGGAGTTCGGAGGCAATGATGGCCTGCGCGGTCTCCCCATCGTCGACATGCGCGCCAACCTCGACACCATCCTCAACGGACTCAAGTCCTCAGGCACAAAGGTCATGCTCGCTGGCATCACGCTACCGCCGGACTACGGTCCCGACTATGTAAATCAGTTCACCGCCTCTTACCCCATACTCGCAAAGAAGTACCACGTACCCTTGCTCCCTTTTCTTCTGCAAGGCGTCTTCGGCGTCGATGGAATGATGCAGGCAGACCGCACCCACGCTACTGCAAGAGGCAACGAGATCGTCGCGCAGAATGTTTTGCCGGTAGTCCTTCCGCTTCTCAGAAAACAGCGTTAACCCATTACCACAATAGGCTGCATCAGCGTCCCTGCAACGCGCCGCGCAATCGCCATCAACTCCGTCGGCGAAGTGAAGACCTTCACCAGCGGAGCATGCGAAAACTCCGGCAGATTCACCTGCATCCCATTGCGGATGCGCCCCGCAGTCTGCTCGTCTACCGTCACCGACGGCATCTCAGGGAGCAACGTCCGCGGATGTGGCAGAAGCTGCTCCAGTTCGCCAAGATTGCCCGCCATTCCCTTCAGTGTGTCGATAGTGATCGCCTGCCCCAGCCCAAACGCCCCGGCATGCGTACGTCGCAACACCGACAGATGCGCTCCGCAGCCCGCCAACGCACCCATCTCATGCGCTACCGAACGCACATACCCCCCAGCACTCACCGTGATCGAGAAGCCACACTCTTCACCGCGAAGAGACAGCAGCTCGAACTCATGAATCGTAATCCGTGCCGGCTTCACAGGGACCTCAGCCCCGGCACGCGCCAGCTTGTGCGCCGCGACACCATTGATCTTCTTCGCCGAAAATACAGGCGGCATCTGATCGATCGGCCCATGAAACTTCTTTGCCAGTTCGCGAAGCTCCTCCAGCGTCCGCTCCAATGGCTTCGGATCACCCGCAGTCATCCCGTCAGCATCGAAGCTATCCGTTGCAAAACCAAACCGGATCGTGCCGGTGTACTGCTTCTCCGCGTGGCCAAAGAACTGAGCCAGCCGCGTGTACTTTCCAAGCAGCAGCGGCAGAACTCCCGTAGCCATAGGGTCCAGCGTTCCCAGATGACCAATCGATTTTTCGCCGGTAACGCGGCGTACTAGAGACACACAGTCATGCGAAGTAATGCCCGAAGGCTTGTCGAGAATAAGAAGGCCGTTCATCTCTATAAGACTACTAGGCCACGCTCGAAGGAAATCGTGCTAGATGCTGCTGCCGCCACGACGTACCAGCGCGAGAAACTCATTCCGCGTCTGTAGTTGCGTCTTAAAGACGCCAAGCATCGCGGAAGTGACTGTCGTCGACTGCTGTTTCTCCACGCCACGCATCATCATGCACAGGTGCGAAGCCTCCAGAATCACCGCGACCCCCTGCGGCTGGATCGCCTCTGTGATCGCATCGCCGATCTGCCGCGTCAGCCGCTCCTGCACCTGCAACCGTCGCGCGAAAACATCTACTAGCCGCGGAATCTTGCTCAACCCGATCACCTTGCCGTTCGGCACATATGCCACATGCGCCTTGCCGAAGAACGGCAGCAGATGATGCTCACACATCGAGTAGAACTCGACATCCTTCACAATCACCATCTCGTCGTAGTCCACATCGAAGAGAGCGCCGTGCAGCACCTCCGTCACATCCTGCGTATAGCCCTTGGTCAAAAACGCCATGGACTTTTCCATGCGCTCCGGCGTGCGCAGCAGACCGTCGCGTGTTGGGTCTTCGCCGATGCGCGTCAGCAGTTCGCGATAAAGATCCTGCGTGGAAAAATCCGCGGCGGTGACAGGTTCGAGTGTAGGTGTAATTGCCATGGTAGAGCCTTTCTTAGAGCCTGCTCCCGATATAGGTATCTCGATCGCCGTCATAGTCGAAGAAGTTATTGTTCGTCTCTTCAACATGAATATTTTCAAGATGAGCTGCGGGAAAATCCCGAAAGATCTGATAAATCACTCTTGCTAAATTCTCAGTGCTCGGCACAATCGCTTCAAAGATCGTCAATGTATTAAGGTTCGCGTGGTCGAATAGCGACAACAAGTTAATTTGCGCAAACGCATCCAACTCCGCCAGGTTGCAAACCATCCCCGTCGCCGGATCAACCTGCCCGCTCATCGTTACCTGCACCACATAGTTATGACCATGCCCGAACGGATTGTTGCACTTGCCAAAGATCGTGCGATTCTGCTCCGCCGTAAAGCTCTCGCTATGCAGCCGATGCGACGCACTGAACCGATATCTCCGCGACAGGTACGCCTTCATCGCTCACCATAGTAGTCCGCAAAGAGGTCCGCCATCTCGTATACGCGTACCCGATGCAGCCGTGCATGAGGAATCTTCCCGTCCAGACGTTGCCAGATCGCGATCGCCATGTTCTCCGTCGTTGGAATCGCCGTCTTAAACTCAGGCACCTCGAAGTTCAGATGGCGATGGTCGTACACGCTTACCACCTCGCGCTCCAGGATATCCTTCAACTCCTTGAGATCGACGACGAATCCCGTGGTCGGGTCTACCTCTCCCGCGACCGTCACCTCGAGTGTGTAGTTGTGCCCATGTCCGTTACGATTCGCGCACCGCCCAAACACACGCTCGTTCTCCTCAACAGACCACGCATCGTTCCAATAAAAATGCGCGGAAGAAAACTCGGCTTTGCGGGTCAACAGGATCATGGCTTCTAGTTTATTAGACGAAGTGGCCTACGAAGCGGATTCACTCACCGGCCGGTGCTGTAAGTACGTCCCTTCCAGCCCACTTTTTTGTGGATGCGATGGTGCAAAAAGCTGCGAATTAGTAGGAATACAAACAAGGGTACTCCCAGGATAGAGATCGCGATATCCAGCGCCGGAAAATTCGACCGTAATACCCGGTTATAAAAGCGAAAGCAGGTCCGCACCCACAACAGAAAGAACACCAGCCCCTGGTAGGGAATGTGCTGCGGCACGATAAACCCGAGCACCGGCAGCCCGAAGAACAGTAACAGGTCCAGAACCCGCCACACGGCCAGCGCAATCGGCGATGGAAACAGCAGCGCCAGGTTCTTCGTCCAACCCTCGATCATCGCGGCCGTCGTCCTATACATCTTCGTCGAGAGCGCCTCCGGAGCGTACCGAAAGCGAATTGGCCTCTGACCGCGTTTAATATTCCGCGCCAGCACCACATCCTCCAGCACATTCGAACCCACCGCCCGGTGCCCGCCAACTGAAAAGTACGCGTCTCGCTCCACCATCAAAAACTGCCCGTTCGCCGCCGCCAGCCTCAACTCCGGGTCATTCACCTGCTTTGGCGGATACACGCTCGCCAACTCCGAAAACACCAGCGGCATCACCGCTCGCTGCCAGAACCCTGTAACCACCTGCCGCGGCGAGTACGAGAGCAGCGACACATGATGCCGCTGCGCCTCCCGTAGCGCCCGCGAAAGATCCCCCAACTCATGCTCCGTATCCGCATCCGTAAACAGCAGCCACGCCCCACGCGCGCGCTGCGCCCCAGCCCAGCATGCGTTATTTTTCCCGGTAAATCCACCGAGCGGCCCCAGGTCGAGCGCCGGGGCATCCAGTGCCGTCACCCCGGGATAGTTCTTTGCCGACTTCTCCGCGATCTCCCGCGTCCCGTCCGACGAATCGTCGTTGACGACGATCACCTCCCACTGGACTCCCAGCGCGAACCCCGGCTCGCTCTGCACCAGCAGCGACGCCAGACATTCAGGCAGCAGACGCTCCTCGTTTCGGGCCGGAAGAATCACGCTCAGCTCAAAAGCGGGCACGTCTACATCAGAGTTTGCGTCGGGATATTCGGAACCGATAGTCACAGCTTCGTATTATAGGAAGCAGGAGCGTGCCGTGCGTCGAATCTGGTCGAGTATTGTCGTAGGAGTTTTACTGGTCGCAGGCTGTGAGCGCGGCTCGCACCCCGGAAACATCGGAAAACCTGCGCCCCAGTTCGTCATCGGCGACAGCTCCCGGACCGTCGATCTCAGCAAGCTGCGCGGACAGATCGTCGTGCTCAACCTTTGGGCCAGCTGGTGCGCGCCCTGCGTGGAAGAGCTGCCCAGCCTCCTCGCCATGCAACAAAAGCTGCCCAACATCAAGGTCGTCGCCATCAGCCTGGATCAGGACGACGATGTCTACCGCAGTTTCCTCGTCAAGCATCACGTCGATGTGCTCACCGTCCGCGATCCTGACGGCCGTATCAATGCCCTCTACGGCACCGTGCAGATCCCCGAAACCTACATCATCGACCGCGACGGCATCCTACGTCGCAAGCTCGTCTCCGCCCAGGACTGGACCAGCCCCGAGATCCTCAACTACCTCTCGAAGCTCTAAGCCGCCTTTGTTTTACGTCACACTCCAAGCAGGCTTGTAGACCGCACGAATGTCTCGACCATCCATCCCCGCACGATACGCCGCCTCCAGCCCCTCATCCGAGTCCTCGAAGACCACACACCGCTCCGGCGCCACCTTCATCCGCCGAGCCGCCTCCAGATAGATATCCGGCGCGGGCTTGCCCTGCGCTACATCCGACGCCACCACCACAAAGTCGAACAGCGGCAGCAGATGCGTCACCGCAAGCGTCGCCTCCACATTCGCGCGCTGGCCGTTTGAGCCTACCGCCATCGGCACCTTCCCCTTCCAGATCCTTGCAATCTCCGCCACCTCCGAGATCTCCTGCAATAGGGAAAGGCCATTCTGAAACGCAACCGCGTAGTAGCCGAGGATAGCCTGCCGATCAATCGGCGCACCCACCACCTCAGCCTCAAAATCATCGAAGAGCGCCCGTGGCGTCAGACCGGCACGCGGATAATAAAACGCGTCCGTCATCTCCAGCCCAAAGTGCTTCAGCCCCACCCGCAGCGCACTCAGATGCGCGGGTGCCGTATCGACCAGGGTGTTGTCACAATCGAAGATAAGCGCGTCAAAGCTGCCTTCATGAAGCGTCGTTGTCATCGCTCCATTCTAGTCGACTGGTTCCAGCGCGTGGCCCACCGCTGCTATCATCAAGCCATGACCCAGCTTGATGTTCTGTACCGCTATGGAGTGCCTCCAACGGAAGCGGCAACGCTCGCGATCGCCAACCTGCGCGAGGTCTACGGCGTCCGCAAGCTCGACTTCGACGAGGCGCAGAAGACCGTCCGCATCGAATACGACGCCACCCGCCTCACCGAGCCCGTCATCCACCAGCTTCTCCGCCGTGCCGGCCTCGATGTGGTCGAAGCGCTGCCCATGTTCACCCCACCCACACCACCACCACCAGTCGAGCCCGCCCCGGCAAGCTGACGCATCCATTGCCTTCGCACGCCTGATTGGTTACGCTGATTGCAGGACACGCGCCCGTAGCTCAGCTGGATAGAGCATTTGGCTTCGAACCAAAGGGTCGGAGGTTCGAATCCTTCCGGGCGCACCATAAATTGACTGTGCGGTTGATCAGGTTCACCGAGGACAAACAATGGGCAACCAGAAGACCATTTCTGACTACTTCATCCCTTTATTCGCGTCAATTTTTGCATTAACGCTCATTCTCTCGATGGTCAAAACTCATCACGACCTTCGAAGCCTGATTGATCGCGTGGTTTTGATTCTGTTTGTGGGAACGTTTTACCTGGCATCCCAACGAATTCTCAAGAAACTCGCCTCGCTTGCCAGTTCAGAAACGGAACCGAACGGCACATTTACCATCCTTCGCAACTCTGTGGCTCAGTTGTTCATGTTTGCTCTTATGATGGGGATGATTTCTTGGATGTTTTCGGAATTCGTTGCACATCACGGATAGTTCAGACTCGGCGAGATCACTGTCAAAACAGCCCTCGGCGGGGTTGATCTATCGATCAAACTCCTCTATAGTTAGAAGGTTGCCACAACGCAATGTGCGCCCGTAGCTCAGCTGGATAGAGCAACTGGCTACGAACCAGTAGGTCGGAGGTTCGACTCCTTCCGGGCGCACCATACTCCCCCAGAAAACTTACTTTGAATCCCCCGGCAGCAACTCCTGCGGCAGATCCGTCAGCGTGGCCTTCCCATTCACATAATCGATCCGCCAGATGCGGTCGAACTGCGTATCGGGCCATGGTGTGTACGGAGGCACTGCCCCCAGCGCAGTTGCCAGCTCCGGCAGCTTCCCATGGTGCCATGCCACCAGCACCACCTCCCCGGCATACCGTCCACTGAGCAGCTCATGCGCCAGCGCGGCATAGTCCTCATTCAGGATGTCACTGTGGATCGGCAGGTGCAGAGCCGCCGCCAGAGGCGTAATTGTCTCCACCGGACGGTTCGAGTGCTTGCTCGCGTGCGTCGCAAAGAGCACCTGGGGAGTGGCCAAGGCCGGAGCGGTACGCTCCCCGCTCGGCGGAGCAAATAAATTTGCCAGCACGGCAGCCCTTTTGAAGCCGGTAGCAGACAGGTCGCTCTCCCCATCCGTCAGCTTCTCTGCATGCCGAATCAAATAGATCGTCGCTGGAGGCTGAGGAGTCTGCGCCGCAACAAAACGTGCAGCCGCAACAAGAAACAGGGCAAAAAGACAGAGCGATAGAGCACGTCGCGAAACTGAAAGAACACGCATCCCTCTAGAATGATCCAAACTTCCTCCGAAAATGTGAATGAGCAGCAAATTCACCCCCGACCTTGATTGACGACCAGATTAGTCCTAAATAGACTTGAAGATGGCCGCCGTGGATGATACGAACTCCTCTGGACGGGTCGTTGGGAGAGCTTTCGGACCTCCGAAAGCCCCCTGGAGTGAGAACGTCTATGCTGCAGGCCTTTATCATCACGCTCCGCGAGGGTGTGGAAGCGTCGCTGATTGTCGGAATCGTCTTTGCCTATCTCAGCAAAATCGGTCGCCATGATCTGAAGCGCACCGTCTTCTGGGCGCTCGGTTCAGCCATCGCCGCCAGTGTTGCCGCCGCTGTCGTCGTCGCCCGCCTCAACTTCAACTCCGACATCTTCGAAGGCTGGGTGATGCTCGCCGCCGCCGCCTTCGTCATCAGCATGATCTGGTTCATGCACAAGACCGCCCGCTCCATGAAGGGCGAGATCGAACAAAAGATCGCCAAATTCACCGGAGGCCAGGGCGTCTCGCGGCTCGGCCTGTTCTTTTTTGTCTTTTTGCTTGTCCTGCGCGAAGGCGTTGAGACGGTCCTCATCCTCTCTGCCGTCTCGCTCAACTCCACCGAGCTGCTCAGCTTCACCGGAACCCTCCTCGGCATCGCCGTCGCCGTCGTCTTCGGCGTCCTCTTCATTCGCGGCAGCGTCAAGATCAACCTGCAGCGCTTCTTCCGCGTCACGACGGTCATCCTCTACTTCGTCACCTTCCAACTCATCGTCAGCGGCTTGCATGAGCTCTCCGAAAACGGCGTCCTGCCCTCCAGCACCGCAGAGATGCGCTACATCGGGCCCATCGTCCGCAACGACCTCTTCTTCTTCGTCACCATGCTCGCCCTTGCGGGCCTCATGATGCTGCTGGAGTACAAGCGTCGTGTCCCCGTAGCTCTCGCCGCCAATGCCTCTGCCGCCGACAAACGCCGCGCCGAGTGGTCCCAACGCCGCGAGAAGATGTGGATGACCGCCGTCGTCGGCACCAGCTTCCTCTTCATCTTCCTCTCCACCGCCGAGTTCATCTACGCCAAGAGCGCCACCGCCCTGTCGCCCACCGCAGCCGTTACGCTCGTCGGCAACATCGTCACCGTCCCCACCGCCGAGGTCAACGACGATCAGCTCCACCGCTACGGCGTGAAGCTAGACGACGGCAAAGGCGGCACCGCCGAGGTCCGCTTCCTCCTCTACAAGAAGCCCGATGGCAACATCGTCTCCGTCGCCGACGCCTGCCAGATCTGCGGCCCTGTCGGCTTCTACATCGGCTCGCAGGGCATCACCTGCAAGATGTGCGCCAGCCCGCTCAACGGAGCCTCCATGGGCCAGCCAGGTGGCTGCAATCCCATTCCGCTCAAGTCCACCAACGACCACGGTCAGATCACCATCGCCGCCGCCGACCTCCGCACCCTCACCACGGTCTTCGAGAAATAGATGTTCTTCCGCCTCCTCATGGAGAGCTTCCTCCGCCAGCGCCGCCGCAAGGCCCTCGCCGGCATCGCGATCTTGCTCGGGACCACCGCTGTCACGGCGATGCTCGCCCTCGCCACCACCATTGGCGATCGCATCCACAAGGAGCTCGCCGTCTACGGCGCCAACATCGTCATCTACCCCAAGGCCGACCAGCTCGATGTAAAGGTCGGCGGCGTCGATATCAAGCCCACCACCGGCGGCGCATACCTCAAAGAGTCTGACCTCGCCAAACTCAAGACCATCTTCTGGGCCAACAACATCACCGGGGTCTCGCCCGAGCTGCCCGTCAAGATGGCCGCCACGGACGGCACCAGCCTTTCGATTCTCGGCCTCTGGTTTGGTCATCCATTCGGCTCTGGCACAACCGGCGCCCCCACCCTGCACCCTTGGTGGAAGCTCAACGGTGCATGGCCCTCCTCACCCACCGAGGTCGTAGCTGGATCACGACTGGACAAGAGGATCGGCGACACCATCACCGCAGGTGGCAACACCTTCCACATCGTCGGTCTACTCTCCACCGGTGACGCTACCGAGAACGATCTTCTCGTCCCCTTACCAGTAGCGCAGCAACTCGCAAACCTACCGGACGCCATCGACCGCGTCGAAGTCTCAGCTCGTACCAAGCCTGAAGACGCCTTCGCTCGTGTCGATCCTGACACTCTCCCTCCCAAGCAGCGTGAGATCTGGTACTGCCGCCCCTATGCCAACTCCATCGCCTACCAGATTCGCGAGGCCATCCCCGGCGCGCAGGCCGAGCAGGTTCGCCGCGTCGAGCAGTCCGAGGGAACAGTCCTTGCCCGCATCTCCGGCCTCATGTGGCTCATCAGCGCGGCCGCGTTATTGGCAGCGGGCTTTGCGGTAAGCGCTGCCATGGCCACCGCCGTCCTTGAGCGGCGCGGCGAGATCGGCCTCATGCGCTCCCTTGGAGCCAGCAAGTCCGCCATCGCCCTGCTCTTCTATGCCGAGACCGGCCTGCTCTCCATCGTCGCCGGAACCCTCGGCTACCTCATCGGCTCCGGCCTGGCGGCATGGCTCGGAGCCCGCATCTTCAGCGGCGAAGCCATCGTCCTCAGCCAGATCCTGAATCCCGTTCTTCTGCCCGTCGTCGTCGCCACCGCGCTGCTCGTCGCTATCGCCGGCTGCACGCCATCCATCCGCACTGCGCTGGAGATGGACCCATCCGCCGTCCTGCGAGCTGACGCATGAGCATCACCTTCAGCCGTATCCTGCGCCGCTCTCTTCTGCATCGCCGCGCCCGCTCGCTGAGCGCCCTCGTTGCCCTCACTGTCTCTGCGGCCGTTGCCACCGCGCTCCTTACCCTCTACGCCGATCTCGACGCCAAGCTCCACAAGGAGTTCCGCAGCTTTGGCGCGAACATCGTCGCCACTGGAAGCTCGCTTCCAGCCGATGCTCTCTCCAGCATTCAGCAGGCTGCGGGGACGGACGCGATCGCTGCTCCCTTCGGCTACGCCGTTGCCACTACCGACCGTGGCACCTCGGTCGTCGTTGCAGGAACTGACCTTGCGACGGTCAAAAAGCTGGATGACTGGTGGCAGGTGACAGCTTGGCCTTCGGGAGAGAATGACGCTCTGATCGGCCAACGCGCCGCTGATTTTATTGCCGATGAGCACGACCTCAAGCTCACCTTCGCCGGCAAACCTATCGTTCTGCATGGCGTGGGCCACCTCAAGACCGGCGGCGATGAGGACAGCCGCATCTACATGCCACTCACCGCTTTCACTGCCTGGACAGGTGCTTCCACCAGCGTTATTGAGGTCCAGGTTCCTGGCGGCAGCGCAAAGGTAGAAGCTGCTATCTCTCGGATAAAGCAGGCTTTACCGGGGATCGATGTCCAGCCCGTCCGCCAGCTCGTCGAGGGGGAATCGCGCATCGTCGACCGCACCCACGCGCTGATGTATGCGGCGGTTCTGCTCATCGCGCTCACGGTCGGCGTCTCTGTTTTGGCTACGCTTTCGGCTAGTGTGTTGGAACGGCGGCGAGACTTTGCTTTGATGAAGGCTCTCGGCGGGACGCAGCTTCAATTGATGTTGCTATTTTTGCTGGAGGCGCTGGTGCTTGCGCTTGCCGGAGTGGCTGTCGGCTTCGCTGTCGGCTCGGGCGCGGCCTTTGGAATCAGTGAGTTGAACTTCCATACGGCCACGCTGCCGCGTTTGTCTGTCGTTCCTGTGGTGCTGCTGCTTAACGTGTTGATCGCTACAATGGCTGCGCTCTTCCCTGCCCGCGTATTGCGCGGCCTGCAACCCGCCGCGCTGCTCAAAGGGGAATGAGAAGATAGAAGACGATGGCAGAGATCAAGACAGATTGGCCCAGCCACAACACACGTGCCGAGTGCGCTGTGATTGATTTGCAAGGGGTTACGCGCGAGTATGCCGGGCACGGCGGGGTCGTGCGGGCGCTCGATGATGCGACGTTTTCGATCGTCGCAGGCGAGTGGGTGGCGATTACAGGGCCTTCTGGGTCGGGTAAGTCCACGCTGGTCAATATGTTAGGCTGCCTCGACCGGCCCACGAAGGGTCAGTTGCGCATCGACAATGTCGATGTGGCCTCCATGTCGGCTACCGAGCTGGATCGGTTTCGTGCGGACAAGATCGGCTTCATCTTCCAGCAGTTTCATCTGATTCCTTACCTATCGGCGATTGAAAATGTCATGCTGGCACAGTACTTCCACTCCATGACGGATGAGGGCGAGGCGAGGCAAGCTCTTGAAAAGGTGGGACTTGGAGGCAGGACCGGACATCTGCCGAGTGAGCTTTCGGGAGGCGAGCAGCAGCGTGTCTGCATCGCGCGGGCGCTTATCAATAACCCGCCGATCCTGCTGGCGGATGAGCCTACGGGCAATCTGGACGCGGCGAATCAGCGCATCGTTGCTGATCTTTTGCAGGATTTACATCGCAATGGTCATACCGTCGTGATGGTGACGCATGATCCGGAGATGGCTGCGCTGGCCCAGCGCAGGATCGCTTTGAACCACGGCAAGGTCTTCTGCCATCCCGTCACCG
Protein-coding regions in this window:
- a CDS encoding ABC transporter ATP-binding protein, translating into MAEIKTDWPSHNTRAECAVIDLQGVTREYAGHGGVVRALDDATFSIVAGEWVAITGPSGSGKSTLVNMLGCLDRPTKGQLRIDNVDVASMSATELDRFRADKIGFIFQQFHLIPYLSAIENVMLAQYFHSMTDEGEARQALEKVGLGGRTGHLPSELSGGEQQRVCIARALINNPPILLADEPTGNLDAANQRIVADLLQDLHRNGHTVVMVTHDPEMAALAQRRIALNHGKVFCHPVTGPVVTLRR